The Fusarium oxysporum f. sp. lycopersici 4287 chromosome 1, whole genome shotgun sequence DNA segment TGCACAAACTGTCAAGGATATTGCAGAGTCCGAGAACCAGGTTGACCGTATCATGTCTCAGCAAATGTCAGGTGGGGTCACTCGAAGTCCCGACGAGATTCATGAGCTTCAAGCTGGCCTATCGGACCAGATGAGGAACCTGAAAAATCGCATCGTGAAGTTGACTACGGATCGCCAGCGCACAAAAGACCAGCTCAActctcttgagcttgaaaAGAGCGAGTTAAGAAACAAGATCAGCCGAGCAGCGGGTCAATTAGACAAAAAGCAGGACCTCCAGAATCAGATCCAGGCACTGAAAGAAGAGGCCTCGCATCAACGAGACGTCATCCAGCGAGCTGATGAGGAGTTGGAGACCATTGAGCCCAGCATTACTGAAGCAAGGTCTGCCCGTGATGAAGTCCTAAGACGTGGCCGGGCCAAGGAGCAAGTCATTGCTGACGCCCGTGATGCCGTAGCCAACTCTGTCAACGAGATGAAAATGATGGATGCTGATATTCAAGATTATATCGACCGGGGCGGACCCTCTAATCTTGCATCTAATGAACGATCCATTGCCACACTTGAGAAGACAATTGCGAGTACTGAAAAGGAGGTCACAGACCTTACTGTTCGTACgaacaagctcaagcaggACATTGACAATGGAGACCGtaagaagaaaaacatcaaagacaACCTGAACTACCGCAAGAACCTTCGCACGATCGACGTTATCCGTCAAGAGATCGCTGAGTTGGAAGACCGCAATGCAGATGAGGATTACGAACGCCTCCAGGCTGAAGCTCGCATGCAAGAGAACCACTATAATCGGCTTCTTGCTGAGCGAGGCTCCGTTATGGGATCTATGAAAACTaaagatgaagagcttgGGAGGCTCCTTCAAGAGTGGGAAATGGACTACAAGGACGCCAAGAGAAAGTATCGCGAGTCGCACATTCGCGTGGAAACGACCAAGGCTGCTATTGAAGATTTGGCGCAGTGTAGCTCGGCCGTGGACAAAGCTGTGATGCAATTTCACTCCATGAAGATGGCCGAAGTGAATCGCATTGCTGGCGAATTGTGGCAGAGCACCTACCAAGGAACCGACATTGATACTATTCTCATCCGCTCAGACAATGAGTCAAACACAGGCAAACGCAGCTACAACTACCGACTCTGCATGGTGAAGCAAGACACTGAGATGGACATGCGTGGTCGATGTTCTGCTGGACAAAAGGTTCTCGCGTCTATCATCATTCGCCTAGCTCTGGCTGAGTCTTTCGGCGTCAACTGTGGCCTTATCGCACTCGATGAGCCCACCACAAACTTGGATCGCGACAATATCAAGAGTCTGGCGGAGAGTCTCCATATGATCATCAAAGCCCGACAGGCACAGAGCAATTTCCAGCTTATTGTGATTACTCATGACGAGGACTTTTTGCGACATATGAGGTGTAGTGATTTCTGTGACAGTTTCTTCAGAGTCAAGCGAGATGAACGACAAAATAGTGTCATCTCGAGGGAAAGCATCACAAAGATCTTCTAATAGGTGTATCAAGTGCTCAAACAAGACGGCTTGAGATTTGATGTCGGACAAATATGTAAAATAGGCTGAGATATTATCAGCGTCAAAACATTGTTCTTGGCGTTTAGGAGCGTGTACAAATATTATCATATATTCGCTTATCGTTTGTGCACTGCGATACCCTGGTGTTGCTCCTATAACACTTGGGTAAACAGACGTTCGATTGTATCGACGGCCTCATTCAGCGTTGGGTGCAGCGGTATCAAATGATGTCTTCTGACGCAAATCCGCCCCAAAATGCACGATGTTAGGATGAGAACTGGTTCGATGTCGTCTCTTCCTAGGACGTCAGCTCATTATGAAGAAGGGATACGAATAAATCATATCAGGAACTCACACTGTTCGTCATGCAATTCCAAGGAACCCATTCTAACCCATCCTGGACAAGTCTCAAGCTAGGTGAACTAGAGAGGAATCAAATTAGTTTCCGATGCTTAGTCAAagcaagaagatcatcagACACGCACAAGAACCGAAGAGTCATTCTGGTGAGCAATTGCATATGTAGTTGACTTTGGTTGTAGCGGCCTGCTCGAGCTAACACTTACATTCGTTAGATTCATACAATAAGCCGAAAGATCATCTTGGAGGCGAGTACGTAAAAGTCTACGGAATTATGCCCCGGCAATAATATTCGGACTCCACACACACCCTTGTTCTTGGGGTCTTGATGTCGTTGACGCTCTTATTTCACTGCAGTGGAATTATTTCTCCACCCTCCAAGAGACCAGACGGCTCCTTTTGCCGAATTGCTCGAAAAAGTTCCTGGCCTCGCCCTCGCGCCTCGGATTTAATTAATGAATACGGTAGTCATGGTTGTTGCGTGCGTGGTCCCCGTTTTCGGAGAAAGGATCACAATGCAATTGACTACAACAACTCAACTCAATCTCTTTCTCCCCTTTTTGACCAGGATCCTCATATGAAAATCTTTCACAGACGTAAGGTGAACGCAGAGTAACCAGGCCAAATATAACCGTATTGAGAAAACTACAGGTTCCTGATTAGCAATCGCCGTTGCGGTCAACGCCGGCTTCCGGACAAGGATCTTTACAGCTACTACGTCGACGACTTTCAATCATTTCAAATAGGTGAAGGGAAGTAGGGGTTTTATCTTTACATCTAGCCTTTTGGGCTTTCTTGCGCAACAATGGCCgcttcaccaccaacaccagagCGGAGGACTAGCTCAGATAGTACTCTTGATGTTGAACGAGATGGAGCCCATGCAGCGAATGGACACTCCCAAGACCCTACAGCGGCCGAAGCAACTTCCGAAGGAGCGGAGACGACACCGGCCGGCAGTAACCCATCTCCCGGAGCACCTGAGGCCGGTGACCCCGAGGCCGGACGGACCAAGTCGGAGACAATCTTGGTAGTTGGTGCTCTATGTCTTGCGCTCTTCCTTGCCGCTTTGGATACTACCATTATTACCACAGCCGTTCCTACTATTGCCAACGAGTTTCACTCAAGTCAGGGTTACATCTGGATAGGAAGTGCATATCTGTTGGGCAACGCCGCATTCGTGCCGACATGGGGCAAGATCTCGGATATCTTTGGTCGCAAGCctgttcttcttgctgcAGCTGTCATCTTCTGGATTGGATCTCTGCTGTGTGCCGTTAGCAATGGCATGCCAATGCTCATCGCTTCGCGTGCCATTCAAGGCATTGGTGGAGGTGGTCTCATCGTTCTACCGAATATCGCCATTAGCGACCTTTTCTCTATGCGAAACCGTGGAATGTACTTTGGTATTTTGGGTATGGTTTGGGCTTTAGCATCTGCGGTTGGCCCTATTCTCGGTGGTGTATTCACAAGCCAGGTCACCTGGCGATGGTGTTTCTACATCAACCTTCCCATCTCAGCCGTTGCCATCGTTATCCTTGTCTTCGTCCTGAAGCTCCACAACCCACGAACACCGGTGAAAGAGGGTCTATTGGCGTTGGACTGGCCTGGCAGTATTCTCATCATTGGCGGTACCATTATGTGGTTGCTCggacttgagcttggtggTGTTTCTTTCCCCTGGGACTCCGCAACGACGATTTGTCTCATCGTCTTTGGCATCTTTGTCGTTGGTCTGTTCCTCGTATACGAGTGGAAAGTCGCCAAGTTTCCCGTTCTCCCTATTCGCCTCTTTCACACGCAAAACAGTGTTGCATCTTATGGAGTTGGTTTCACTCACGCATTTGTCTTCATGTCAGGCAGTTACTGGCTTCCACTCTACTACCAGGGAGTCCTCGGCGCATCTTCGTTGCTCTCTGGTGTTTATCTGCTTCCATATGTGCTCTCCCTGTCGTTTGTGTCGGCTGGGGCTGGAATCTACATCAAGAAGACAGGCAATTACAAGCTCGTTATCGTTTTGGGCTTGATCATTACTGTCATTGGCTTcggtctcttcatcaaccttgaaCCGCGCGCCAACTGGGCGAAGATCATCATTTTCCAGATCGTCGCCGGAATCGGTATTGGTCCTAACTTCCAGGCTCCTCTGATTGCACTCCAGACGAATGTTGAGCCTCGAGATATTGGTTCTGCAACCTCatgcttctccttcatccgTCAATTGGGCACATCAATCTCCGTTGTGGTAGGAGGTGTCATTTTCAACAACAAGATGGAGAGCCAGTATCCCAGACTGAAGGAAGAACTCGGTTCCGAACTCGCAGACAGACTCTCCGGTTCCAATGCAGCAGGCAGCGTCGAGCTCGTTGGCTCCCTGACAGGCCACGATGGCAAGGTTGCCAAGACAGCATTCTGGAAGAGTCTGCAAACAATGTACATCGTCTATGCATGCTTTGCAGGCCTGTCGCTCATCATCAGTCTGATGATCAAGCAAGTCAACCTCAGTAAGGAGCATAAGGAGCACAAGACAGGTCTCAAATCACTGAAGCGAcgcgatgatgagaaggaggaggtcGATGCCGCAGAGGGTGTCACGACAGGTAACGAAAAGACGACGGACAACTGAAAACGGCGTTTCATGTTGTTCTTGTGTTATTAAGGATATTTCAACATACCCGCAGTCATGAAACGAAACTGCTTTTTGGTATATGAGCACTTATTATTGGATATAAAACATACGAGCGTTTGTAATTAGACTGCTGCCAATGAACTTGTT contains these protein-coding regions:
- a CDS encoding DNA repair protein RAD50, coding for MAASPPTPERRTSSDSTLDVERDGAHAANGHSQDPTAAEATSEGAETTPAGSNPSPGAPEAGDPEAGRTKSETILVVGALCLALFLAALDTTIITTAVPTIANEFHSSQGYIWIGSAYLLGNAAFVPTWGKISDIFGRKPVLLAAAVIFWIGSLLCAVSNGMPMLIASRAIQGIGGGGLIVLPNIAISDLFSMRNRGMYFGILGMVWALASAVGPILGGVFTSQVTWRWCFYINLPISAVAIVILVFVLKLHNPRTPVKEGLLALDWPGSILIIGGTIMWLLGLELGGVSFPWDSATTICLIVFGIFVVGLFLVYEWKVAKFPVLPIRLFHTQNSVASYGVGFTHAFVFMSGSYWLPLYYQGVLGASSLLSGVYLLPYVLSLSFVSAGAGIYIKKTGNYKLVIVLGLIITVIGFGLFINLEPRANWAKIIIFQIVAGIGIGPNFQAPLIALQTNVEPRDIGSATSCFSFIRQLGTSISVVVGGVIFNNKMESQYPRLKEELGSELADRLSGSNAAGSVELVGSLTGHDGKVAKTAFWKSLQTMYIVYACFAGLSLIISLMIKQVNLSKEHKEHKTGLKSLKRRDDEKEEVDAAEGVTTGNEKTTDN